From the genome of Gambusia affinis linkage group LG04, SWU_Gaff_1.0, whole genome shotgun sequence:
AGTTTCCTTAAAAACCAGATAAAGTGCAGATAGTTCTGATAAGTGATAGCAATCTAGTCTGTTTTCCTTCTTGTTCTGTGTAAAAGTTACGttaccaggaaaaaaaagatagcaTGATGCCAGCTAAAATAAGAATATTGACATAAAGGCCTAAACCCTTGATCTGTTCTGCAAGCAGTACACAAAGCTGAAAGAAGGAGGGCTACACTTGATGAATAGGTCACTGCAAAGCAATACTAACCTGTTGAGCCTGATCCCCTTCATTCTAACAtgaaatgttcctgttttgGTAGGAACAAGTTTTTCCAGAATGGCACTGACTGAATTCTTTTgacagtttaatttgaaaactctGGACGTTTccagattaaaatttttacatttgtcaaaaaaatcaaaaaaataaataaatatgtgggCCATTTCTAACATCTCGGtgcaaatatttatatttatgaatgtaGAGTTCATATTAAAAACAGGAACTAGAGGTGGAGTAGAGAAAGACTTATGAAGAGAATAACtgatcattatttttttttacaaagactAGGCTATTAAATTGGCAGAAATCAATCTGCCATATTAATCTTGATTGTGTTTGACCATTGACTTGGACGTCAAGTACTGAAATatctgatttctttgttttttattgttttcattaaatgcatcacaATTAAGAACTGACACAATTATCAGTGTAAATAGTTAGTTACACAAGCTATAGTGTTTTTCAACAGTGTGACAGTTAGGGGTTTgaggaaagatttttttttttcctcatggcaaaaatctgcaattttacataatagatTACATGAACATACAATATACAGCATATCAGTTTATTTGGTTCTTATGTGTATGTGCATTGTACCTTAGTCCTCTGAAAAACTGCTTTTGGGTCCAGGGCCTTGGTTTTTCCTGGGTTATTCTTGTTGGTTTTGATCCAGCATATGTCCTCACACCTCCTGAAACCCCACTTTCTCAGGCACTGAAATCAGGTTAAGGAGTTTGTAACAAGGGCATTTGAAAGCTCATGTCAACATCTGACTTCTTTATTAAAAGATTTGATAGTAAGGTTTCTTTGGTAGGATGTAGATCAGTTATGCTTCCAGCAGAATTTAATTAAGCTAAACACCAGAGAGTTGCTTTCATGCCAGCATGGCCAGTTACTGGGTCATCAAAATAGCTTGgaagctataaaaataaaaataataaggcCTTTATATTaactttgaacttttcttttattcttgttACTTgctcaaaatttaaataaccTAATTTCTCATTTATCTTAGAAAAAACATGCTCAGAAGTCAACCATCAACTCTTAACTTTCTCTACTTAAAAATCTTTCATAACATTTCAACAgatttaaacacaattttaattCTAAGCcctttggatttaaaatgaggAAATGCTTGCAGTCAGTACTGAAAGAAACAGTACTGACTCTGTACTCTATATGCAAAACTATATATAGTTTTGCATATAAACTATGCATAAACATACCAGGTCAGgtaaaaaccacaataaaaactattttcatccCACAGGGTGAGGCTGTGACTCATTGTTACTGATTAGCTCAAAGGTTTAACGTCACAACAGTAGACAGCTGTCATCaggaaaaatgaatgttttgtgaGTTGTTTTGCCAAGCATGAAAAAAGATGCCTGTGGTGGCGAACAAATACCAAGCATAGTGCTAGTATGAGAGACAACACACGAAAGGTGGCAAAAACCCAACATCTGCCATGTTACCAAGGTAATGGACTGGTCACAGTCataagaaatgaagaaaataaattaaaataatatttatttatgcaaaccagaaaaaagaaagacgtAAAGTATGATGAATTAGCCTGTTACCAACAGCAGCTGGTGTCTGAATTAATCACATAAGGTTGTTACCATTCTGCCCAGGTCCAGACCTTCTCCAGAGCCACACCAGAGAAAAACGAAGGAGCGTAAAGCTGATATCTCCTCAATCTCCAATCTCATGATCTGCAACAATCACAAttggaaaacaatgaaaataataaattgagaCTAGTAATCACTAGTAATCAAAAGGATCATTGAACAGCCTTGTTGTTCTTTGTTGCTGTTGTAGATCTTCATCAGCACAAACCAATCaatttcttttgctgttttgttttacacagaacagcCGGCTCATAGTACCGGTAGTCACATTTTCACATATGATTTTATTacaacctttttttgttttttgttttttttatggtgttATTTGTGTTTAGAAGTCAGATTTTTCAAACTTCCCATCAAAAGCTCAGGAACACCCCTTGATGTTTAAATATCCTCATGTGTTACTGAAGCCACCCAAATACAGTATCCTATagatcttttaaaagaaattaagtttattttaaaagagatGGAAGACTGTTTCCATCACTTTTAAACAAGTGAGACACAAACAACCTCCATTTGccaaacacaacagaaaattaaagttgTCAATGTTGTCTATCATTATTACATCTTTTAATTATATGTTCTCTCTTTCTTTACAGAAGCTACATCTGGTCTAGCATTCTGTTTAGCTTTGACACTTCTCTGTAGGTAGGCACTGGCTGAAATACTTAATACCAACAAACTTAACATTCTCATTTGCTCTATAGATTTTGGATcactgcttctgtttttatggGCTTGCCTAGTCTTCTCAAATTGTGGGAAGTTTgttcctgttaaagggaagttttcctctctgctgttgCTACATGCATGGTCAGTAAAGGGACTGCTGTAAGTCCACAACACAATGCAGGCGACTGTCCACTGTTGCAAGTCGATAATTCAaagcaatctgctgggtttccttacaTATAAAACTTAACTGCATTGTTTGATAAATAGGATCAATTAGGATGTATGGATGACTGGATTgacatttttggtttgtttttgtaaaccaTTTAGGGACATGTTATGAATTGGGGCTATATCAATAAACTGCACTGAACTGAAAACTTAATAGATCTAAGTTGCTTTTTACAAGAGAAATCAATTGCAACATTGTTGCAATAAATTCTAGTGCTCCTCCAAACTGGGTCACATGATATTCAGAAATTAATCGTGAAGGTGCAGCTACAAAAATAAGAACTAGGGCTGTTGTAacgaatattttagtaatcgagtaataTAGCGATTATTTTTACGATTAATCAagtaattggataaaaaaaaaaaaaaaaaagataaagtaaaacattacaCATTATCATcgatcaataaaatcctcccaggccTAACTTGAAAACTGGACGTTATGctagctttcgtcaacaactcaggtGGAAGTGAGAGTACTGCGCAGCGCAAGTAATAACCCGGCCTGAACACGGTGccctaaataataaaatataatttaatgaagcttcgaggcagataaattttcctcgaggaattttaataattgatgtACTCGAATCAACCGaggaattgtttcagccctaataagaaccaacaataaaataaattatgtactGACATCATCCCAGGTCCAGAAGCGTTCTGTGTGACTGATGCCTGACTCCCTGTAATATTCCTCCAGGGGAGGCTCAATCAAGATCACATCAAACTCGCTTTTTAATTCCCGCAGGTCGAAGTGCTCCGGATCCGCCTGGAGATACCTTAAcacaaatttatatatttaatacacATTTGAAACCAGGTTAAGTATCACAACTTATGTAGTTATTTAACTTACATAGGAGGAATGTTGGTGCTGGAGATGTGTTCATCTTTGAGTCTAATTAACTCTCGCAGTTTAGGATACTCTTCAAATCGATCAGCCAAGCCTTAAACACAGACGATAGTTCACACTAGAAcacaggcaaaaataaaacaaaaaaaataaaaaaggtaaataatatACTCACCAACATCCCTGATGAAGTTTTGTGGTCTGTGTCCAGTGTCTACAAAGTGCTGACAATAGTCATTGTGGGGGTTCAAACTTTGGGTACCCTGAGAATTTTAGAATGAGAGAAAGTCAGTGAGAAGGGAAGGAAATACATTTGCAAAGTAGAAATTTTTATGCGATGCTAACTTCAAtgcacataaaaatattttattgtgccACAAGGGATAAAAATGCAATAGATTTCATATGAACAAAGGTAAGTTGTCTATCATTGCTAAAGTCTGCCAGTGCTGATTTTCTGAGCCATGTGTGTTGAAATAAGTGCATACTTGACATTGACAATGAAATACCTCATTTACTGTTAGAATCTATAtctccaaaaaaagaaaattggcaTGTTATATAAAAAGCCAGGATGGTTAAATACAGTACCAAGCAAAAACAGTCATTCTAGGGAGTTTAGGTTAAATGCATGGACTAGAAGAACATCGACATGCGACAAGCCGGAGCTGAAATCAAACCCACAACTTCCAAGACAACTACTCTTCCCACTGATCCACAgttttgctgcagattttctgttggattgaagtctgaactttgacacCTTCCACTGACACTAAGTTAACATGCCCAACAAAACTTGTTCTTCAAGCTGCAAAGTCACAGCTAAAATAAGACTTGTTTATCTCAAGAGCTTCACCGTCTGAAAGACATGAATGATGTCCAGTCATGTGCAACCTGCCTGACAGTGACAAaacatagtttttattttggatttactTTCTTTAGCTTTTCATGTCATCCAAATCTAAAGTAGTTCAGACAGATTTATGAATTTTTAGTGAAATTCAAAATTCGGACAGAAAGCAAAGCAGGGGTCAATGCCATGAGTGTTTTCCGTAAATCAAAACTGAATACAAAGATTTatggatgttttgtttatgtgatgaaataaactaaatgtattGATTACAACAGAATACAAAAAACTTGAATTAAACACGCGAGTGGCTGTAGTTAAAGAATATAAACTCTGTAGAAGtggattttaaaaaggtaaaaaaattagcatttttttctgagGACCTTAAATACCATGGCAACTCCACTTTCTGTTCCTAGAAACGTAGTCACAGCGGCCATACATTTCAGTAAGGCGAAACTTACTGAAATGTAAGTTCCGCCTTACTGAACTTACATTTCAGTAAGTTCAGCTTTCCAAAGGGCGAAACTTGATCCAGGACATACCAGTACCATTGACGTACCATTGACGTCTTAACTAGGAAGTGCTGCTGAATTCTGGAAAGATTCCAGCATCATGCGGTTCTGAGTATTTATCAAAATCTTCTTCCTGATACTTTCCTGTAAGGAAGGGCTATGTTGATTAACCCAGAAATTACCACTTAAAAGTTTCTTCTTCAGTTATTGGAAATGTATTATGATGTAGTTAATGCAGGGCACAAGTTCTACCGTCTCaataaagtaaacaaacttTCCAAACAAATCCTCtgatgacattttgaaaaagtgtCCAAAAAATATGTTCCAACCTTGAGGAAAGTACTGGAATCCTTGTATACTTCCTCGTACGGGTTGTTCTCCTCTTCTTGCTGCACTTCTACTTCATCctagcacacacaaacacagcatgTACAAATATACAATTTAGAATGAAAACATATGCATTTTGTGTAACACAAGCAACACAAAATTGatatatttatacaaatgacaatcatttgtttaaaagcaaatgaaaaatcaCAATCATTGTGAATTGATGTTTTTGGAGCAACAATTATTAATAGTTGGATTCTCTGTTGTCAATAtatatgaaaatacaaaaaggagATTAAGAGAACTGACCttgaagctaaaaacaaaacaaaacaaaaaaaaaaaaacctaagaaTTTTGAGTAGGAAgcaaaaaggggaaaaacttGATTCAttttcgttttttgttttagtgggCAGAACTAAGAGTCACGCAACACTGAGGTCACTAAAGGAGTACAGGTAGGCTGAGCCGATACAAgactgtaacataaaaaaatcagttgttGGCTTAATCATGTCACAGCCcataaaacatttccttatACCtcaagaaaagacaagaaaagaaaaaaatataaaaaacacacaggtCAGAGATCAGATATGCAGAGGGCATCATAACATTAAACAATATCCTCTAGCTTCACAATCCCAGGGAACCATAACTGAATAAGTAACGAAACAATTTTAAGTGAATTGTCCAATGGAATTGAAGTGAGTGTTAGACAATCAGTGCTTAACATATAACTTAATCTTCAGCAGAATTCAGGAGATTGTGTTCCctgcaggtttatttttgtaagaatacaaatgcattccAGGAAACTGGAATGCATCTGActctgctttaattttttttttttacctactaCCACAGGTTATTCACTATTTACTGAAGTCGTGGAGCCACTTTACAAGAAACATGATTCAGAGTCCTGTTTACCTTTCAATTAACTTGtacaaaatgctttataaattttttgtaaattctgtttctgttttatgccatcattaaacctgtttttaaagataaagtgGGTACTTCTTTAAGTGGCACATATGCATGATATACATCAAGTCAACACACTCACTTTTTGCTCTTCTACATCTTCCTCTGTGTCCTCTCCGTCTGTCTGTGGCTTTTTTTTAGAAGGAGGGGCTGAACTATCATATGAAgctctgtaaaacaaaacagagcaacatgtgaaaaagaaaaagttataatGTCCTCAAGTGCCTTCACTTTCTAAATAAGATGCAACCTTGGACAGTGatcatatttttgctttgacagACTGGATATAATTTTTATTCCTAATCACACCTGCTACAAATTAAACCGTTCCACATTTCAAATGTGTTATGAAAAGATGCAATGCAGAACTACTGcttctcagaaaaaaactgtaagCAAAAATCCAACTGTACACATGCAAGAAGTATTAAATTCAAGTGCATATTTTACAtctatggaaaaagaaaataacacattGCTGCTTAACAAAAAAAGTGCCTTCCGGACAGGtgataaaaagaaacagcacTAACCACATTGTGTTCATACCAGTTTTGCACATACAtagacagatttttttccagatcttttccttttttttcttcaaggaTAAAACTGTATTTAGTTGTTTACACCTTCCCATCCTTTGTGATCAGAAAAACCTCCCCACAGTACAAGGTCATATTTCACTGCGAAAAGGACATGTTAAAGCTCATGTCCAGTAACTGGTTTCCtccacattttgcattttgcatgttgGCCAAAAGATTATCAATTATattctcatctgaccagagttCCTTGCACAGTTTTAGACAAATCTCAAAGCAGATGTATTGTGGTTTTCCTTGAAGTACACAATCAAAAATTGTCTTGTTGATAAATTCTCCCCAGCTCCCATGTCTTGACAGATTTACAGACGTGTCTCTGCTCCTTAATTTTCAGGTGATATTTGTGGATTATGACATGTCATAAAAATGGGATATAATTTTATATCCTGACTCTGCTTTAAACTCAGCAGCTGGAGTTACAACatgaaaatatgagaaaataatatttaaaacttatgCACAATTCTTGGTTCAGATTAAACGTCTAcactaaaattttaaataatatactgaaagaaaataaagatatgGAAAACTAGACTTTTGAAATTAATCTTCTTAATCTCATTTTCACTTGTATATCATTCCAAATGTATTAGTGGCTGCAGATATCGTCTGTGCCCAGGTGTTTTATCTTACCTGCATATTTCTCTTGTCTCTTCAATCTCTTTGAGCTCATCTTTGCTGTGCAGGACAACTCCAATGCGGTCTGCGCTCTCAGCTCCTAACTGTGGGTTGAAAAGAATAACAAACAATACAACAATATATTACTAACGTATCGTCAGTCAATATCCTGCTTTTTTcgtttatttttgcagtgttttagtTTACTGTAAGCTAGTCTCGAAAATCTATCCATTGCATTAATTTACACAGAAAGTAAAACTATTCCCCGTTTTCTTCAGACCTGGCGGAGTTATATGACCACCTATCAATCCAATTAAGTTTTATCTGTGATAAAGAATTTATTCATCCAGTATAAGCCTGCAGCTATTGCTGCTAAAGCTAACTGATTGATTGTACACTTGCCTGCTGAGCTAAGAGTTGCCTCCTTAGCTTTTGTCTCTCGCGTATCTCTTGCAGTCGGctgttcattttttaataatagCTTAAGAGCTTCTTAAAATTTATATGAAGAAAACTCAGTCGAGATGCATTTAAATCTCTCCATACATCTAATTGTAGCAAGTTCCAATCAAAACCTGCTAAGGGAAGACATAGCCGCTAAAATTCACAATAGGTACGCTTGTTATGTGCACAGGAACACACTACTTTATCAATGTTGAAATCTCTTCCAGCGCGGCTTTTGAAACTGGGGTTCTTGCCTTAAAGACAATCTAACTCTGTGTTCAAGGAAGGAATTCAAGAAAATGAAGTATTATTTGTTCGACTGTTCAGTTATTTGTATTGGCCAACTGAATATTAGTTTGTAACCCCGCTCACTTGGGCGAGTACCGGTGTAAGCCGACTTTTTTAGCCAGTTTGCAAATGGTCGCCCCGTGATGACGACACTTATGACGCAATTCTTGCCGTTCCccttcaaataattttgaagA
Proteins encoded in this window:
- the mettl14 gene encoding N6-adenosine-methyltransferase non-catalytic subunit; translated protein: MNSRLQEIRERQKLRRQLLAQQLGAESADRIGVVLHSKDELKEIEETREICRASYDSSAPPSKKKPQTDGEDTEEDVEEQKDEVEVQQEEENNPYEEVYKDSSTFLKGTQSLNPHNDYCQHFVDTGHRPQNFIRDVGLADRFEEYPKLRELIRLKDEHISSTNIPPMYLQADPEHFDLRELKSEFDVILIEPPLEEYYRESGISHTERFWTWDDIMRLEIEEISALRSFVFLWCGSGEGLDLGRMCLRKWGFRRCEDICWIKTNKNNPGKTKALDPKAVFQRTKEHCLMGIKGTVRRSTDGDFIHANVDIDLIITEEPEMGNVEKPVEIFHIIEHFCLGRRRLHLFGRDSTIRPGWVTVGPTLTNTNFNPETYASHFPMPDSHLSGCTEEIERLRPKSPVKLKSDRGGGAPRGGRGGPNAGRGGDRGRERNRPNFRGDRGGFRGRGGPHRGFPPR